One window of Toxotes jaculatrix isolate fToxJac2 chromosome 19, fToxJac2.pri, whole genome shotgun sequence genomic DNA carries:
- the LOC121199961 gene encoding melanocortin-2 receptor accessory protein 2A-like → MSDFHNRSQTSARRSDYVWQYEYYDDEEPVSFEGLKAHRYSIVIGFWVGLAVFVIFMFFVLTLLTKTGAPHQENPDSAEKRHRPGSCLVDIDGPQDENDKAFSRPLLAEPRSYFHFYINEEDQRQGKQKPEDKRMGKHTGAGGQQGTCGRPKGIGPSVMDDMEEDAEEAGVHHPLKGLIEESKADRECAFLSHFNIPNFVNLDHSSTLGEDDLLYEPSVILEHQSHTQDAHCDIH, encoded by the exons ATGTCCGACTTCCACAACCGGAGCCAAACCAGCGCACGTCGCAGTGACTACGTCTGGCAGTATGAATATTATGACGACGAGGAGCCCGTGTCTTTTGAGGGACTCAAAGCGCACAGAT ACTCCATCGTCATCGGGTTCTGGGTAGGACTTGctgtgtttgtcattttcatgttctttgttcTCACGCTGCTCACAAAGACTGGAGCACCACATCAAGA AAACCCAGACTCTGCTGAAAAGCGCCATCGACCAGGGAGCTGTCTGGTAGACATTGATGGTCCCCAGGATGAAAATGACAAAGCCTTTTCTCGTCCATTGCTGGCGGAGCCCCGctcatattttcatttctacATCAACGAGGAGGATCAGCGTCAGGGGAAACAAAAACCAGAAGACAAGAGAATGGGAAAGCATACCGGGGCTGGGGGCCAGCAGGGGACCTGCGGCCGGCCCAAAGGTATCGGCCCCTCAGTGATGGATGATATGGAAGAGGACGCTGAGGAAGCTGGGGTACACCACCCGCTCAAGGGCCTAATAGAGGAGAGTAAGGCAGACAGAGAGTGTGCCTTCCTGTCCCACTTCAACATCCCTAATTTTGTGAACTTGGACCACAGCTCAACACTGGGAGAGGATGATCTGCTTTACGAACCATCCGTCATACTGGAGCACCAGTCTCACACTCAGGATGCTCACTGTGACATCCATTAA